The DNA segment CACGCGTCTCAATGCGCAGCTCGCCATTGTATAAGCGTGCATTTTGCAGCCCCACAAACAGGCGCTCGCCGCGTACTGGAGCATCGTCCCCCTGCATGACCACGGTCAGCGGGTCGTGATACCACCCGAGCGGCTGCACAACTAATTGGGTGTAGTGGCCTTTCGGGCTGGCTTCAATGACCTGTACCGGCAACGGTGAATCCAGGCTGGTACGGCGGCTGATATCGACTTCCCACGGACGAAGGAACAGGTCGACCGGCCCCTGATACGCGGGCGTATAGCCGAGCGGCCAGCGGTGTGCGCCAACGTGGAACTGCCCACCGCGAATGGTGCCTTGCAGGCGGTTAACTTCCCCCATAAATTCCAGTACAAAGCGGGTCGCCGGTTCACGCCAGACCTGATCCGGCGCATCGGCCTGTTCAATATTGCCCTGACTCATCACCACCACGCGGTCCGCCACTTCGGTGGCCTCTTCCTGATCGTGTGTGACAAAGACGCTGGTGAATTTCAGCTCTTCATGCAGTTGACGCAGCCAGCGGCGCAGCTCTTTACGCACCTGCGCATCGAGGGCGCCGAACGGCTCATCCAGCAGCAGAATTTGCGGTTCAACGGCTAAGGCGCGGGCCAGCGCGACACGCTGTTTTTGTCCACCTGAAAGCTGTGCCGGGAAGCGATCTGCCAGGTGTGCCAGTTGCACCATCTCCAGCAGTGTCGTCACTTTGGCTTTAATCGCCGCCGCATTGGGACGCTCACGACGCGGCAGGACGCTCAGGCCAAAGGCGATATTGTCGAACACCGTCATATGGCGAAACAGCGCGTAGTGCTGAAAGACAAATCCCACCTTACGATCGCGCGCATGCAGGCGGCTGACGTCGGTACCGTGGAAACGAATATGCCCGCTGGACTGATGCTCCAGCCCGGCAATAATGCGCAGCAGCGTGGTTTTACCGGAACCCGACGGCCCCAGCAAGGCAACCATCTGACCTGAAGGAATATCCAGTGAGATATCGTTCAGCACCTGGGTGCGACCAAAAGACTTCTTAATATTGGCAATCTCAATGCTCATGATTTTCCTCCTGTTGCGCGCGTTTTTCCTGATTCTCCAGGCGCCATTGCAACATGCTCTTCAAAAACAGGGTAATAATCGCCATCAGCGTCAATAGCGCCGCAGCGGTAAAGGAGCCAACGGTGTTGTAGTCCTGCTCCAGTAATTCAATCTGTAACGGCAGCGACAGGGTTTCGCCGCGAATTGAGCCGGAAACCACCGACACCGCGCCAAACTCGCCAATCGCACGGGCGTTAGTCAGCACCACGCCATACAACAGCGCCCAGCGAATGTTCGGCAGCGTCACACGTCGGAACATCTGCCAGCCAGATGCGCCCAGCAAAATCGCCGCCTCATCCTCCTGGCTGCCCTGACTGAGCATCACCGGCACCAGTTCACGTACCACAAACGGGCAGGTCACGAAGATGGTGACCAGCACCATCCCCGGCCAGGAGAACATAATTTGCAGGTTATGTTCGTCCAGCCAGCCGCCCAACGGACCGTTGGAGCCGTAAAACAACAGATACACCAGCCCCGCCACCACCGGCGAAACAGCGAAAGGAATATCCAGCAGCGTCAGCAGCAACTGGCGGCCCGGAAAGTTAAAACGGGTGACCAGCCAGGCCAGCAGAATGCCAAACACCAGATTTACCGGCACCGCAATCAGGGCGATCAACACCGTCAACCAGATGGCATGCAGCATATCCGGATCGGCCAGATTCTGTAGTACGGGCATCAGCCCTTTACTGAACGCCTGGACGAAGATGTAGATCATCGGCACCAGCAGGATGAACGCCGACACCAACATGCCGGTGCCAATCAGAAACCATTTTCCCCAGTTGATACGGGGGGCGTCATAACGCTTCAATTGAGTAACTTCCGCCATTAGTGACCTACCACACGTCGGCCAAAGCGACTTTGCAGGGTGTTAATTGAAA comes from the Citrobacter amalonaticus genome and includes:
- the cysA gene encoding sulfate/thiosulfate ABC transporter ATP-binding protein CysA gives rise to the protein MSIEIANIKKSFGRTQVLNDISLDIPSGQMVALLGPSGSGKTTLLRIIAGLEHQSSGHIRFHGTDVSRLHARDRKVGFVFQHYALFRHMTVFDNIAFGLSVLPRRERPNAAAIKAKVTTLLEMVQLAHLADRFPAQLSGGQKQRVALARALAVEPQILLLDEPFGALDAQVRKELRRWLRQLHEELKFTSVFVTHDQEEATEVADRVVVMSQGNIEQADAPDQVWREPATRFVLEFMGEVNRLQGTIRGGQFHVGAHRWPLGYTPAYQGPVDLFLRPWEVDISRRTSLDSPLPVQVIEASPKGHYTQLVVQPLGWYHDPLTVVMQGDDAPVRGERLFVGLQNARLYNGELRIETRDEELALAQSA
- the cysW gene encoding sulfate/thiosulfate ABC transporter permease CysW; this translates as MAEVTQLKRYDAPRINWGKWFLIGTGMLVSAFILLVPMIYIFVQAFSKGLMPVLQNLADPDMLHAIWLTVLIALIAVPVNLVFGILLAWLVTRFNFPGRQLLLTLLDIPFAVSPVVAGLVYLLFYGSNGPLGGWLDEHNLQIMFSWPGMVLVTIFVTCPFVVRELVPVMLSQGSQEDEAAILLGASGWQMFRRVTLPNIRWALLYGVVLTNARAIGEFGAVSVVSGSIRGETLSLPLQIELLEQDYNTVGSFTAAALLTLMAIITLFLKSMLQWRLENQEKRAQQEENHEH